A genomic stretch from Methanoculleus horonobensis includes:
- a CDS encoding FKBP-type peptidyl-prolyl cis-trans isomerase: MAPATDGDTLLLHFTSTRPDGEVFEDTRSGEPARVTLGANQINPLFEEALIGREPGETVTVVLPPEKAYGKFRKKLVVTIKRTNLRLDHEPVVGEFVRVEVMGKPCLVTVLDVDEKYITVDANHPLAGETITYTITVEKILPRDG; this comes from the coding sequence ATGGCACCCGCAACAGACGGCGATACCCTCCTCCTGCACTTCACCAGCACCCGCCCCGACGGCGAGGTCTTCGAGGATACCCGCTCGGGCGAACCGGCCCGGGTCACCCTCGGGGCGAACCAGATCAATCCCCTCTTCGAGGAGGCGCTGATCGGGAGAGAGCCGGGCGAGACGGTGACCGTGGTGCTGCCCCCGGAGAAGGCCTACGGGAAGTTCCGGAAGAAACTCGTGGTCACGATAAAGCGCACGAACCTGAGACTCGACCACGAACCGGTTGTCGGTGAGTTCGTCCGCGTCGAGGTGATGGGGAAACCCTGCCTGGTGACCGTCCTCGACGTGGACGAGAAATATATCACCGTCGACGCGAACCACCCGCTCGCCGGGGAGACGATCACCTACACGATCACCGTCGAGAAGATCCTCCCCCGGGACGGCTGA
- a CDS encoding class I SAM-dependent methyltransferase, whose product MPELVSEKMGVKEGMRAFFLDAPPEAVAAMNLPPLVIADTLEGTFDYIHYFVKSRAELDAHVAELKAHLAPGGRLWISWPRGGQLGTDLKIKTVIAIGYSHGLVESVNLRIDDVWTGLKFTRPKPGKTYHNRYGRLLE is encoded by the coding sequence ATGCCGGAACTCGTCTCGGAGAAGATGGGTGTTAAAGAAGGAATGAGGGCGTTCTTCCTGGATGCGCCACCGGAGGCGGTGGCGGCAATGAATCTGCCCCCGCTTGTTATAGCCGACACTCTGGAGGGCACGTTCGATTACATACACTACTTCGTAAAAAGCCGGGCGGAACTTGATGCGCACGTTGCGGAACTAAAAGCGCACCTCGCCCCTGGCGGCAGGTTATGGATATCGTGGCCGAGGGGCGGGCAGTTAGGCACAGACCTCAAGATCAAAACGGTGATCGCAATCGGCTACAGCCACGGGCTGGTCGAGAGCGTCAACCTGCGTATCGACGACGTATGGACCGGACTTAAGTTCACCCGGCCTAAGCCCGGCAAGACGTATCATAATCGTTACGGACGGCTGCTCGAATAG
- a CDS encoding sugar phosphate isomerase/epimerase family protein, translating into MFGVSTYCLHHEPLSCALEKLAPITDCVEVMDDGLHYLKSAEPLESYSYRYFIHAPARGVNIASLLEPIRRASVEVLTQTFAVAAEAGAGVVIHPGYYAWVEEREPAVERFRRSLSELTRAADDLSVTFVVENMGNWEYFFLRSCDDLPLIDGIGFALDVGHANLNGCLDCFLAHPAAHFHLHDNDGTGDTHSPVGDGTIDFSAVMKAVRRSGATPIVEVETFEGVTASISALETIGAADQGE; encoded by the coding sequence ATGTTCGGCGTCTCCACCTACTGCCTTCATCACGAGCCGCTCTCTTGCGCGCTTGAGAAACTCGCTCCCATCACCGATTGCGTGGAGGTGATGGACGACGGGCTGCACTACCTGAAGAGCGCGGAACCGCTCGAGAGTTACTCGTACCGTTACTTCATTCACGCACCGGCCCGGGGGGTCAACATCGCAAGCCTCCTCGAGCCGATCCGGCGGGCAAGCGTCGAGGTTCTGACGCAGACCTTCGCCGTCGCCGCCGAGGCCGGGGCGGGCGTGGTCATCCACCCGGGCTACTATGCGTGGGTCGAGGAGCGGGAGCCGGCGGTGGAGCGGTTCCGCCGGTCGCTCTCGGAACTGACCCGGGCGGCCGATGACCTCTCGGTCACGTTCGTTGTCGAGAACATGGGGAACTGGGAGTACTTCTTCCTGCGCTCCTGCGACGACCTGCCGCTCATCGATGGGATCGGGTTCGCGCTCGATGTCGGCCACGCGAACCTGAACGGGTGCCTGGACTGCTTCCTCGCCCACCCGGCGGCGCACTTCCACCTGCACGACAACGACGGCACCGGAGATACGCATTCGCCGGTCGGGGACGGGACGATCGACTTTTCGGCCGTGATGAAGGCCGTGCGGAGGAGCGGCGCCACCCCCATCGTCGAGGTGGAGACCTTCGAAGGGGTGACCGCCAGCATATCCGCGCTGGAGACGATCGGCGCCGCCGACCAGGGCGAATAA
- a CDS encoding radical SAM protein yields the protein MAYRHLFGPVPSRRLGISLGIDLVPHKTCSFDCIYCECGRTTDLTCERREYVPTGRVIAELDDFLAKGPDLDYITFAGSGEPTLHTGIGEIIAFIKDRYPRYRVAVLTNSALFTDPDVRAALMWADLVVPSLDAVSEEVFIKINRPSPGITAERVLKGLLDFAREFSGEIRLEIFIVPDINDTEEELRLLQEAVAAIRPDRVQINTLDRPGTDIRVRPASIGALERIAAMLGGEVIGAACTERALPPESEDVAETILATIRRRPCTPTDLAALLGIRPAEVAKHLRVLESGGQIEPVQEKRGVFYRAT from the coding sequence ATGGCATACCGTCACCTCTTCGGCCCGGTTCCCTCCCGGCGGCTGGGCATATCGCTCGGGATCGACCTGGTGCCGCACAAGACCTGCTCCTTCGACTGCATCTACTGCGAGTGCGGGCGGACGACCGATCTTACCTGCGAGCGGCGCGAATACGTCCCGACCGGCCGGGTCATCGCGGAGCTCGACGACTTCCTCGCGAAGGGGCCCGACCTCGACTACATCACGTTCGCCGGGTCGGGAGAGCCGACGCTTCACACGGGCATCGGCGAGATCATCGCCTTCATCAAAGACCGGTATCCCCGCTACCGGGTCGCGGTGCTGACCAACAGCGCGCTCTTCACCGACCCGGATGTCCGGGCGGCCCTCATGTGGGCCGACCTCGTGGTGCCGTCGCTCGACGCCGTCTCCGAAGAGGTCTTTATAAAGATCAACCGCCCCTCTCCCGGCATCACCGCGGAGCGGGTGCTTAAGGGGCTGCTCGACTTCGCCCGGGAGTTTTCCGGCGAGATCCGGCTCGAGATCTTCATTGTCCCGGACATCAACGACACCGAGGAAGAACTCCGGCTCCTCCAGGAAGCCGTCGCGGCAATCCGTCCCGACCGCGTCCAGATAAACACCCTCGACCGCCCCGGCACCGATATCCGGGTGAGGCCGGCCTCCATCGGGGCGCTCGAGCGGATCGCAGCGATGCTCGGCGGGGAGGTGATCGGGGCGGCCTGCACGGAGAGAGCGCTGCCGCCGGAGAGCGAGGATGTCGCAGAGACGATCCTCGCGACCATCCGGCGGAGGCCCTGCACGCCCACAGATCTCGCGGCACTCCTCGGCATCAGACCGGCCGAGGTCGCGAAACACCTCAGGGTTCTCGAGTCCGGCGGGCAGATCGAGCCGGTGCAGGAAAAAAGAGGGGTATTTTACCGGGCGACCTGA
- a CDS encoding mechanosensitive ion channel family protein has product MVTLPNSKVSSSVIVNYALPDVKLKIKIPISAAYGSDIKRVKEILIDIGCEAAARSEYVLSDPAPSAYFLEFGASSLDFMLVLWAKAFNLTWDVQDYVNTRVYERFAEEGIEIPFPQMDVHLRG; this is encoded by the coding sequence ATGGTCACCCTTCCGAACTCGAAGGTATCGAGCAGCGTCATCGTCAACTACGCCCTGCCGGACGTCAAGTTGAAGATCAAGATCCCGATCTCGGCTGCCTACGGCAGCGATATCAAGCGCGTGAAAGAGATCCTCATCGATATCGGGTGCGAGGCCGCGGCACGGTCGGAGTACGTCCTCTCCGACCCTGCGCCGTCCGCCTACTTCCTCGAGTTCGGAGCATCGAGCCTGGACTTCATGCTCGTCCTCTGGGCAAAAGCCTTCAACCTGACCTGGGACGTCCAGGACTACGTGAACACGCGCGTCTACGAGCGGTTTGCGGAAGAAGGGATCGAGATACCGTTCCCGCAGATGGACGTTCACCTGCGGGGCTGA
- a CDS encoding mechanosensitive ion channel domain-containing protein, producing the protein MNSIMYGSAVVLCGIIAAFIVHEVFRWLQKRADLTESKLDDIVLYSLDKPLAIAIIAGSVWISVTFIIDPAALLGEYAWLVSEKYFAAAAILIAAWVISSFIYNFINLYGRWMASQTETDLDDRIIRVLEVSARYIIWFIAILMVLQMLEVNITPLVAGAGLAGLAVALAAQDIVSNFFGGAVILVDKPFAVGDRIKIDEFLGDVISIGPGAPGSRRWTTRWSPFRTRRYRAASSSTTPCRTSS; encoded by the coding sequence ATGAACAGCATCATGTACGGAAGCGCGGTCGTCCTCTGCGGAATCATCGCAGCGTTCATCGTTCACGAGGTCTTCCGGTGGCTGCAAAAGCGGGCCGACCTCACGGAATCAAAACTCGACGACATCGTGCTCTATTCGCTCGACAAACCCCTGGCCATTGCCATAATCGCGGGTTCCGTCTGGATCTCCGTAACGTTCATCATCGACCCCGCGGCCCTTCTCGGGGAGTACGCATGGCTCGTTTCGGAGAAATACTTCGCCGCGGCGGCGATACTCATCGCGGCGTGGGTGATCTCTTCGTTCATCTACAACTTCATCAACCTCTACGGCAGGTGGATGGCGTCGCAGACCGAGACCGACCTCGACGACCGGATCATCCGGGTGCTCGAGGTCTCGGCACGCTACATCATCTGGTTCATCGCCATCCTCATGGTGCTCCAGATGCTCGAGGTGAACATCACGCCGCTCGTCGCCGGTGCCGGGCTCGCCGGCCTGGCGGTGGCGCTCGCTGCCCAGGACATCGTCTCCAACTTCTTCGGGGGCGCGGTCATCCTGGTGGACAAGCCGTTCGCGGTCGGCGACCGGATCAAGATCGACGAGTTCCTCGGAGACGTGATCAGCATCGGCCCCGGAGCACCAGGATCAAGACGCTGGACTACCAGATGGTCACCCTTCCGAACTCGAAGGTATCGAGCAGCGTCATCGTCAACTACGCCCTGCCGGACGTCAAGTTGA